GCAAATGCCAACCAGGTGGCAGACCAGTCGGTTCAGGCTGCCGAAAAAGCCAAAGAGGGCGGAAAAGCCGTGGACAAGGCCATAAATCAGATGGGGCATATCGAGGACACGGTAAACACTTCCGCCAAGGTAGTAGCCAAGCTGGGCGAGCGTTCCCAAGAGATCGGCCAAATCGTGGACACCATTGCCGGCATCGCCGGCCAGACCAATCTACTGGCCCTCAACGCGGCCATCGAAGCCGCCCGGGCGGGCGAACAAGGCCGCGGTTTCGCCGTCGTCGCCGAAGAGGTGCGGCAGCTTGCCGAACAGTCCCAGGAGGCCGCCAAGAAGATCGCCGAACTGATCGGGGAAATCCAGGGGGATACCGATAAAGCCGTTGTAGCCATGGACGAGGGGACGCGGGAGGTCAAGACGGGGGCTGAGGTGGTCAACGCAGCCGGGACTGCTTTCCGGGAAATTGCCGAACTGGTGACCCAGGTGTCGGGTCAGGTAAAAGAAATTTCGGCGGCAATCCAGCAGATGGCGAGCGGCAGCCAACAGATCGTAGATTCGGTTAAGAAGATCGACGAACTCAGCAAGTCATCCGCGGGTGAGACGCAGAATGTTTCGGCGGCCACCGAGGAGCAGCTTGCTTCCATGGAAGAAATCGCAACATCCAGCGAAGCTTTGGCAAAACTTGCTCAGGAACTTCAGGCGGCAGTAGCCAGATTCCGCTTATAGCAAGACAGGCGAAAAATATGGCAGAAGAACAATTGGTTTTGTTTAGCCCCGGCAACGCGGAATAAGCAATCTCAATTTACCCAGTCAAAGAAATCCTCCAGGGAGGGGCATAGGCACAGAAGGTATATTGTTGACCGGACAGGCTATTGACAGACAGACTTAGTTAGTGTAGAGTTGAATATAGAGTGAACGTTCACTCCTGCTTCGTTATGTTTTTAATTTTTTATTTCGGAGACGATTATGCCGGAAAAAATACTGGATAAAAAAGCGGCAGTGCTGCGGGCAACCCTTGAGTTGATAGCCGAGCAGGGATTTCACGGAACTCCTATGTCGCAAATCGCTCAGAGAGCAAATATCGGCGTAGGAACCATTTACCGTTATTTCGCCAGCAAAGAGGATTTAATCAACGCGTTGTATCTTGAGGTTAAGACCTGCCTTGTCCGGCATATTGTGCGAAATTATTCGGAGACGATGCCGGCGCGGGAAGGTTTCTTAGTGATTGTCCACAATATCATCGAATACTTTCGGGAGAATCCCGCCGATTTGCTTTTTATCGAGCAATATGCCAACTCCCCGTTGATTACCGCCGCCAACCGCGAGGAAGGCATGCGGATTTATGGGCCCGTCTGGAACCTGTTTAAGCGGGCGCAGGCGGAGAGTCTGCTGAAAGACTTGCCGCTTGACATGATAAGCAGTATGACGTACGGCGCCGCTGTTTCTATCGTTAAACTCTATTTCTTCGGAGCAGCACCGGATAAACGGACCCTTGACGCGGCGGTAGAAGCAATATGGGATGCAATTAGACGCTGATCGTGATGCGGATAGGAAAGCGATGGCCATTCAACATTTTATTTCATATAACGGAATGAATATTCATTCCGTTATATGAAATAAAAGTATTAAGATAGTTAAATAATAAAAATATTTAAACCAGCTTAGTGAACAAAAAATACACGGAAAAGGCGGGATAATCTTGTTGTACAGAAAATATGGAAAAACAAACGAAATGGTTTCTGTTTTGGGGTTTGGCTGTATGAGACTGCCGATTATCGGCAGTGACCCAACCAACATTGATGAGGGTAAAGCGATACCTATGATTCGTGATGCCATTGATGCGGGCGTAAATTATGTGGACACCGCTTATCCTTATCACGGTACCGGCTTCACCCAAGGCGGGGCAAGCGAGCCATTTGTCGCCAAAGCCTTAAAGGACGGCTACCGGGAGCGGGTCAAGCTGGCGACAAAGCTTCCCAGCTGGCTGATCAAAACCCGGGCCGATATGGACAAGTACCTGAATGAACAACTGGAGCGCCTGGAGACGGAAGTGATAGACTTCTATTTGGTACATGCCTTGAATAAAGGGGTTTGGCCCATATTAAAGGAAGCCGGCATTAACGAATTTCTGGCGCAAGCGATCCAAGACGGGAGAATCAGATATGCCGGCTTTTCTTTTCACGATCAACTTGGGCTATTCAAGGAAATTGTGGATTGCTATGATTGGTCGTTCTGCCAAATTCAGTATAATTATTTGGACGAAGATTTTCAGGCGGGAACAGAAGGCCTGGAGTACGCGGCCCAAAGAGGGTTGGGCATTGCCATCATGGAACCGCTGCGGGGCGGCAATCTTGTCAGGCTGCCAACGGGGGCAAGGGCTATTATGGAGCAGGCCGGAGTGAAAAGAACACCGGCGGAATTGGCTCTCCGCTGGGTATGGAATCACCCGGAAGTATCCGTCGTGTTGAGCGGCATGACGGAAATGGATCAGGTTAGCGAGAATATACGCGTGGCCCAAGAAGCCGAGGCGAATTCATTAACGGCCAAAGAAACGGCTGTTATTGAAGAAATTAAGAAGTTTTTTAAAGAAAGAATAAAGGTTAATTGTACCGCTTGTTCGTACTGTATGCCTTGTCCTAGCGGGCTTAACATTCCTACATGCTTTGCCGCCTATAATGACTATTGGATCTTTGACGGTACCCCCGAGGCCAAGCAGAGGTATGAGATTTCGTCGAGGATTGCCGCCCCCGCGTCCAAGTGTGTAGAGTGCGGCGAGTGCGAAAGTCATTGCCCGCAAGCTATTGCCATTCGGGAAGAACTGAAGCACGTTAAAGAGTTGTTTGAGTAAATAATGGAAGACCTGGCCTTAGTCAAATCCCTGACTAAGGCCAGGTACTTTCTAGGACTCAGAAGACCGTTCGAAACCATGAAAAAGTCAATATAAGGAGTTGTAGGGTTTTGATGGAATAATAAAAGAGAATATATTGACTGAAATAAGTGACTGTGATAATATTGATATATCAACTATATTAAGGGAATAACTTATGAAAATTACCGGAGCAATATCAACCAGTTCTTTAATAACCAAAATGGCCTTACGCATCAAAGCTGAAATTAACAATGCCTTTCAAGAGAGCGGAGCCAATATTACCAGTGAACAATGGGGAGTATTGAAATGTTTATGGCGGAAAGAAGGCATCTCGCAAAGCGAGATTGCGGAGAAGGTGAATAAGGATAAAGCAAGCGTCACCAGGATATTGGATATTATGCAAAAAAATAAGCTGATAACGCGCTGTGATGATGAACATGACCGAAGAAGCTATCGTATATATCTGACAGAAGAAGGAAAAAATCTTGAAAACAAGTTGAAACCGGTCGTTCAGGCTACTATCCAGCGAATATACCAAAATCTGGATGAATGTGAACTGGAAGTATTACAGAAATTATTACTTAAATTAGTGAAGAATGGTGACGATCAGTAATTTTTTTGCCTATATAGTTGATATATCAATTATATATTTATCAACATTAACTGCCGGCATAATTGTAAGTGTGTGCAGATTCCTGTTATATCGCGTCAGCGGTGAAAAATTATCTATAATCCGGAGGTTTTCAGCATGTTATGGGCCAGGGATGCCTTTTTTTATCATATTTATCCGCTGGGCTTCTGTGGAGCCCCCCGGCATAATGACTACTCTTTGCCCGCCACGCCCCGGCTGTTAAAGATTCTCGACTGGATACAGCACATAAAGGAGCTGGGGGTAAATGCTCTTTTGCTTGGTCCGGTATTCGAGTCGGGTTCCCATGGTTATGATATCGTTGATTATCAGCAAATTGACAGGCGTTTGGGGGATAAAGGAACTTTTCAGCAACTGACAAGCCGGCTTCACGAAAACGGGATAAGGATTGTCGTCGACGGGGTATTCAACCATGTGGGGCGAGATTTTTGGGCCTTTAAAGATGTTGTCAAAAAAGGGCGGCAGTCTGAATATGTAAGCTGGTTCGACCGGGTCGATTTCACGGCAGGAAGTCCTTACGGCGACCCATTCAGTTATGAAGGCTGGGAAGGTCACTACAATCTGGTAAAACTGAATTTGCAAAATCCGGCGGTCAAAGCCTATATTTTTTCGGCGGTAAAAAAGTGGCTGGATTTATATGACATTGACGGGATACGGCTTGATGTCGCCTACTGTCTGGATAGTAGCTTCATTCAGGAACTGGCAGCCCTGGGCAAATCCGTCAAAAGGGACTTGTGGCTAATGGGTGAGGTAATACACGGTGACTATAACCGCTGGGTCAATCCTTCGCTTTTAGACTCGGTCACTAACTATGAGTGCTTTAAAGGGCTTTATTCCAGTCATAATGACAAGAACTATTTTGAAATTGCCTATTCTCTCAACCGGCAATTTGGCGAAAAAGGCCTGTATAAGGACCTGATGCTGTATAACTTTGCCGACAATAATGACGTTACACGAGTCGGCAGTATCCTTCATAATCCGGCTTACTTGTATCCTCTTCATGCCTTGTTGTTTACCATGCCGGGAATACCTTCCGTTTATTACGGCAGCGAATGGGGCATTGCCGGTAAAAAGGGCGATGGCTCGGATGAAGATTTGCGGCCGGCGCTTGATTTGACTGTTGTCAGTAAAAACAGCCCCAATAAGGATTTAGCGAAAGCAATCAGACGGTTTGCCCAAATAAGAAAAGAGCATAAAGCTTTGCGGGAAGGGAATTACCGGCAGCTCCTGGTACGCAGCCGGCAATATGCCTTTTTCCGGCAAACCCGGGACGAAGCGATTGTGGTAATCGTAAATTCGTCCTCCCAGAGCGCGGCAGTAGACTTGGAAATTCCGGTTGACGGTTCAATGCTTTTGGATTTAGTAAATAATGGGGCAAAATTTCCTATTCGTAACCGCAAAGCCTATATTCCTCTATCGCCCTACTGGACCAGAATTTTGGAGGTGAGGCGGTGAACATCCCCCGCTTGGCGCTGCCGGATGCGACATACCGGTGGTGGGCGCTGGCAGTAACGATTATCGGCAATTTCATGAGCATGCTGGACACTAGTATCGTCAATATCGCCATCCCCAAGCTGATGGCGGTCTTTGCGGTGGAAGCGAAAAATGCTCAGTGGATTTTGACCGCCTACATGCTGACCCTAGGG
This window of the Methylomusa anaerophila genome carries:
- a CDS encoding TetR/AcrR family transcriptional regulator, whose product is MPEKILDKKAAVLRATLELIAEQGFHGTPMSQIAQRANIGVGTIYRYFASKEDLINALYLEVKTCLVRHIVRNYSETMPAREGFLVIVHNIIEYFRENPADLLFIEQYANSPLITAANREEGMRIYGPVWNLFKRAQAESLLKDLPLDMISSMTYGAAVSIVKLYFFGAAPDKRTLDAAVEAIWDAIRR
- a CDS encoding MarR family winged helix-turn-helix transcriptional regulator, whose product is MKITGAISTSSLITKMALRIKAEINNAFQESGANITSEQWGVLKCLWRKEGISQSEIAEKVNKDKASVTRILDIMQKNKLITRCDDEHDRRSYRIYLTEEGKNLENKLKPVVQATIQRIYQNLDECELEVLQKLLLKLVKNGDDQ
- a CDS encoding aldo/keto reductase — protein: MYRKYGKTNEMVSVLGFGCMRLPIIGSDPTNIDEGKAIPMIRDAIDAGVNYVDTAYPYHGTGFTQGGASEPFVAKALKDGYRERVKLATKLPSWLIKTRADMDKYLNEQLERLETEVIDFYLVHALNKGVWPILKEAGINEFLAQAIQDGRIRYAGFSFHDQLGLFKEIVDCYDWSFCQIQYNYLDEDFQAGTEGLEYAAQRGLGIAIMEPLRGGNLVRLPTGARAIMEQAGVKRTPAELALRWVWNHPEVSVVLSGMTEMDQVSENIRVAQEAEANSLTAKETAVIEEIKKFFKERIKVNCTACSYCMPCPSGLNIPTCFAAYNDYWIFDGTPEAKQRYEISSRIAAPASKCVECGECESHCPQAIAIREELKHVKELFE
- a CDS encoding alpha-amylase family glycosyl hydrolase, with translation MLWARDAFFYHIYPLGFCGAPRHNDYSLPATPRLLKILDWIQHIKELGVNALLLGPVFESGSHGYDIVDYQQIDRRLGDKGTFQQLTSRLHENGIRIVVDGVFNHVGRDFWAFKDVVKKGRQSEYVSWFDRVDFTAGSPYGDPFSYEGWEGHYNLVKLNLQNPAVKAYIFSAVKKWLDLYDIDGIRLDVAYCLDSSFIQELAALGKSVKRDLWLMGEVIHGDYNRWVNPSLLDSVTNYECFKGLYSSHNDKNYFEIAYSLNRQFGEKGLYKDLMLYNFADNNDVTRVGSILHNPAYLYPLHALLFTMPGIPSVYYGSEWGIAGKKGDGSDEDLRPALDLTVVSKNSPNKDLAKAIRRFAQIRKEHKALREGNYRQLLVRSRQYAFFRQTRDEAIVVIVNSSSQSAAVDLEIPVDGSMLLDLVNNGAKFPIRNRKAYIPLSPYWTRILEVRR